Proteins encoded in a region of the Streptomyces sp. NBC_00310 genome:
- a CDS encoding ABC transporter ATP-binding protein, translating to MINAYEDPGTPDCRGGARYLWWLVRQQAGRSALGSLISCVWMILLAATPYLLSRAIDEGLEPGDRGALAGWTAALFGVGAFNAWLSIMRHRTMTRVRMDANFRTVKVVMAHAVRLGAALPRRVGAGEVVTIGVGDVHTISSSLTVIGPGVGAIAAYLVVAGLLVSVSLPIAAVVLLGMPLMALLVGPLMRRLQGTETEYRERQGVLTARIADLAGGLRVLNGLGGKGLVADAFHRDSQRLRAQGYRVGSVTSWMQALGVGLPTLFLAVVTWLAARLAAQGAITVGELVSVYGYVTVLVRPVSYFVDWGYEVSRGVVAARRVIRFLTLEPLPDHGTTDAPAEPSALHDPESGVRVPPGRLVALAADRPADAAAVVDRLGRYAPTAVTWGGTPLDAIPLAQVRARILVADHEADLFAGRLRELLGGHGDVDDEAAARALRAAVAEDIVQGLSDGLDSAIDAQGRNLSGGQRQRVRLARALVADPEILLAVEPTSALDAHTEARVAQRLRAAREGRTTLVTTTSPLVLDHADTVLHLVDGKVAATGGHRELLAAEPGYRALVARDAGEDENDADNTDNTDMGSAQSSGAEEVVR from the coding sequence ATGATCAACGCGTACGAGGACCCCGGCACACCCGACTGCCGAGGCGGCGCCCGCTACCTGTGGTGGCTGGTCAGACAACAGGCGGGCCGCTCCGCCCTCGGCTCCCTCATCTCCTGCGTGTGGATGATCCTGCTCGCGGCCACCCCGTACCTGCTCTCCCGGGCGATCGACGAGGGCCTGGAACCCGGTGACCGCGGCGCCCTGGCCGGCTGGACGGCCGCCCTCTTCGGCGTCGGCGCCTTCAACGCCTGGCTGAGCATCATGCGTCACCGCACGATGACCCGGGTCCGGATGGACGCCAACTTCCGCACGGTGAAGGTCGTGATGGCGCACGCGGTCCGGCTGGGGGCGGCCCTGCCGCGCCGCGTCGGCGCCGGGGAGGTCGTCACGATCGGCGTGGGCGACGTCCACACGATCTCCTCGTCCCTGACGGTCATCGGGCCGGGCGTCGGCGCGATCGCCGCGTATCTGGTGGTCGCCGGGCTGCTCGTGTCGGTCTCGCTCCCGATCGCCGCAGTCGTCCTGCTCGGGATGCCGCTGATGGCCTTACTCGTGGGGCCGTTGATGCGGCGGCTGCAGGGCACGGAGACGGAGTACCGCGAGCGGCAGGGCGTGCTGACGGCGCGGATCGCGGACCTCGCGGGCGGGCTGCGCGTCCTCAACGGGCTCGGTGGCAAGGGGCTGGTCGCGGACGCGTTCCACCGGGACTCGCAGCGGCTGCGGGCGCAGGGGTACCGGGTGGGGTCGGTGACCAGCTGGATGCAGGCGCTCGGGGTGGGACTGCCGACGCTGTTCCTCGCGGTGGTGACCTGGCTCGCGGCCCGGCTGGCTGCCCAAGGGGCCATCACGGTGGGCGAGTTGGTGTCGGTGTACGGGTATGTCACCGTGCTGGTGCGGCCGGTGTCGTACTTCGTCGACTGGGGGTACGAGGTGAGCCGCGGGGTGGTGGCCGCACGGCGCGTCATCCGCTTCCTGACCCTGGAGCCGCTGCCGGACCACGGCACCACGGACGCGCCCGCCGAGCCCTCGGCGCTGCACGACCCCGAGTCGGGCGTACGGGTGCCGCCCGGGCGGCTGGTCGCGCTGGCGGCCGACCGGCCGGCCGACGCGGCAGCCGTGGTCGACCGGCTCGGCCGGTACGCGCCGACGGCGGTGACCTGGGGCGGAACCCCGCTCGACGCGATCCCGTTGGCGCAGGTCCGCGCGCGGATCCTGGTCGCCGACCACGAGGCCGACCTGTTCGCGGGACGGCTGCGCGAACTGCTCGGCGGACACGGCGACGTCGACGACGAGGCGGCCGCTCGGGCGCTGCGCGCGGCCGTGGCCGAGGACATCGTGCAGGGCCTGTCGGACGGCCTCGACTCGGCGATCGACGCGCAGGGCCGCAACCTCTCCGGCGGCCAGCGGCAACGCGTACGGCTGGCCCGGGCACTGGTGGCCGACCCCGAGATCCTGCTCGCCGTCGAGCCGACCTCGGCGCTCGACGCCCACACCGAGGCCCGCGTCGCCCAGCGGCTGCGGGCCGCCCGCGAGGGCCGTACGACCCTCGTCACCACCACCTCGCCCCTCGTCCTCGACCACGCCGACACGGTCCTGCACCTGGTCGACGGCAAGGTCGCGGCCACCGGCGGCC
- the glgX gene encoding glycogen debranching protein GlgX: MSSAAEQEEVRGTRGVPAARPATVLNGGRRGETAPETRPVWPGASTPLGARFRVGPDGVAGTNFALWAGGAEAVELCLFSEAGEETRLRLSELTHEIWHGFVPGVLPGQRYGYRVHGRWDPWTGARWNPAKLLLDPYARAVDGEFGLPPEVYAHVRDWPEQHVADTVRDERDSAPHVPKGVVVHDDAPDDEWIDDRRPKTPWADSVIYELHVRGFTMTHPGIPEELRGTYAGLAHPAAIEHLVKLGVTAVELLPVHQFAHEDHLLRRGMRNYWGYNSIGYFAPHAGYASSGTTGQQVGEFRRMVRALHAAGIEVVLDVVYNHTAEADERGPSLSLRGIDNRGYYRLQGDARRYADYSGCGNTLHVVQPHVLRLITDSLRYWVTEMGVDGFRFDLAAALARSMHDVDMLSPFLAVIAQDPVLRRVKLIAEPWDVGSGGYQVGAFPPLWTEWNDRYRGAVRDFWRGALPDVRDLGYRLSGSSDLYAWGGRRPYASVNFITAHDGFTLRDLVSYERKHNEANGEGNRDGSDDNRSWNCGTEGETDDERVRALRRRQLRNLLTTLLLSTGVPMLVAGDELGRTQGGNNNAYCQDNEISWLDWRLLDDPAWKALFDLTARLIALRQSHPVLRRRAFFSGRAHSADGLRDLAWFTARGTEMTERDWYAPAATLGMYLSGRDIPGRDARGAPILDDSFLTVLHAGDRPVDFVLPGTPWAQRYEVVVDTSREEQEEGPGVVHRAGAAVTVPARCVLLLRVLG, from the coding sequence GTGTCGAGCGCAGCCGAGCAGGAGGAAGTACGAGGGACGCGCGGGGTACCGGCCGCGCGTCCGGCCACCGTGCTGAACGGCGGTCGGCGCGGGGAGACCGCGCCGGAGACGAGGCCCGTGTGGCCGGGGGCGTCGACGCCGCTCGGCGCGCGGTTCCGGGTGGGCCCCGACGGGGTCGCGGGCACCAACTTCGCGTTGTGGGCCGGCGGGGCGGAGGCCGTCGAGCTGTGTCTGTTCTCCGAGGCGGGCGAGGAGACCCGGCTGAGGCTGTCCGAGCTGACCCACGAGATCTGGCACGGGTTCGTGCCGGGCGTTCTGCCGGGGCAGCGGTACGGCTATCGCGTGCACGGCCGCTGGGACCCGTGGACCGGCGCCCGCTGGAACCCGGCGAAGCTCCTCCTCGACCCGTACGCGCGGGCCGTGGACGGGGAGTTCGGTCTGCCGCCGGAGGTGTACGCGCACGTCCGGGACTGGCCCGAGCAGCATGTCGCGGACACCGTGCGCGACGAGCGGGACTCGGCGCCGCACGTCCCGAAGGGCGTCGTCGTCCACGACGACGCCCCCGACGACGAATGGATCGACGACCGCCGCCCGAAGACCCCGTGGGCCGACTCGGTCATCTACGAGCTGCACGTCCGCGGCTTCACCATGACCCACCCGGGCATCCCGGAGGAACTGCGCGGCACGTACGCCGGTCTCGCGCATCCGGCGGCGATCGAGCACCTGGTGAAGCTCGGTGTGACGGCGGTGGAGCTGCTGCCCGTGCACCAGTTCGCCCACGAGGACCATCTGCTGCGCCGGGGCATGCGCAACTACTGGGGCTACAACTCGATCGGCTACTTCGCCCCGCACGCGGGGTACGCGTCGTCGGGCACGACCGGGCAGCAGGTCGGGGAGTTCAGGCGGATGGTGCGGGCCCTGCACGCCGCCGGCATCGAGGTCGTCCTCGACGTCGTCTACAACCACACGGCCGAGGCCGACGAACGCGGCCCGAGCCTGTCGCTGCGCGGCATCGACAACCGGGGCTACTACCGCCTGCAGGGCGACGCCCGCCGGTACGCGGACTACTCGGGCTGCGGGAACACGCTGCACGTGGTCCAGCCGCATGTCCTGCGGCTCATCACCGACTCGCTGCGGTACTGGGTGACGGAGATGGGGGTGGACGGCTTCCGTTTCGATCTGGCGGCGGCCCTCGCCCGTTCCATGCACGACGTCGACATGCTCTCCCCGTTCCTCGCCGTCATCGCCCAGGACCCCGTGCTGCGGCGGGTGAAGCTGATCGCCGAGCCGTGGGACGTGGGCTCGGGCGGCTACCAGGTCGGGGCCTTCCCACCCCTGTGGACGGAGTGGAACGACCGCTACCGGGGCGCCGTCCGGGACTTCTGGCGGGGCGCGCTGCCGGACGTCCGGGACCTGGGGTACCGGCTGTCGGGGTCGAGCGACCTGTACGCGTGGGGCGGACGGCGGCCGTACGCGTCGGTCAACTTCATCACCGCGCACGACGGTTTCACCCTGCGGGACCTGGTGTCGTACGAGCGCAAGCACAACGAGGCGAACGGGGAGGGCAACCGGGACGGCTCGGACGACAACCGGTCCTGGAACTGCGGTACCGAGGGCGAGACGGACGACGAGCGCGTGCGGGCGCTGCGGCGGCGGCAGCTGCGGAACCTGCTGACCACGCTGCTGCTGTCCACGGGCGTGCCGATGCTGGTCGCCGGTGACGAACTGGGCCGCACCCAGGGGGGCAACAACAACGCGTACTGCCAGGACAACGAGATCAGCTGGCTCGACTGGCGGCTCTTGGACGACCCCGCCTGGAAGGCGCTCTTCGACCTGACGGCCCGTCTGATCGCGTTGCGCCAGTCCCATCCGGTACTCCGCCGCCGGGCCTTCTTCTCCGGCCGGGCCCACTCGGCGGACGGGCTCCGTGACCTGGCCTGGTTCACGGCACGCGGCACGGAGATGACCGAACGGGACTGGTACGCGCCGGCCGCGACCCTCGGCATGTACCTCTCCGGCCGCGACATCCCCGGCCGGGACGCCCGCGGCGCGCCCATCCTCGACGACAGCTTCCTCACCGTCCTCCACGCCGGCGACCGCCCGGTGGACTTCGTCCTGCCGGGGACACCGTGGGCGCAGCGGTACGAGGTGGTCGTCGACACGTCACGGGAGGAGCAGGAGGAGGGGCCGGGGGTGGTGCACCGGGCGGGGGCGGCGGTGACGGTACCGGCGCGGTGTGTGCTGCTGCTGCGGGTGCTCGGCTGA
- a CDS encoding sulfatase family protein, with protein sequence MPEISRRAFGGLVGGGAVTAVAGAAAPAEAAPAEAATAERPFEARPATASGKRPNLLVILGDDLGWADLSSYGAPHIRTPNLDRLARQGVRFTDAYSGSATCSPTRFSLYTGRYPGRTPGGLAEPVANRTQGLDPNHPTLASLLKKAGYATALIGKWHCGWLPDHSPTKSGWDEFFGNFGGVLEYFSKLGQLGTYDLYEGDAEYKDLRYYTEVLTERAVEYVCRRHDRPWLLNLNFTTPHWPWLAEDDQETGAEIAAKIRAAKTQAEVSRALNHYDGGSVEKYTQMVESLDAAVGEVMAALRRSGQEENTVVLFASDNGGERYSYNWPLSGEKFVLLEGGIRVPTILRWPARIDGHQVSDEPLFSPDWTATLLELGGARPDPAHPLDGESLVGHLLRGEQVPERDLFWRVRANRALRRGDWKYYRDAAGTDHLYNLAADAREQADLAPDKPELLAELKAAWERIAAGLLPYPS encoded by the coding sequence ATGCCTGAGATATCCCGTCGTGCCTTCGGTGGTCTCGTCGGCGGCGGTGCGGTGACCGCCGTCGCCGGTGCGGCCGCCCCTGCCGAGGCCGCGCCCGCCGAGGCCGCCACCGCCGAACGCCCCTTCGAGGCCCGCCCCGCCACGGCCTCCGGCAAGCGCCCCAACCTCCTCGTCATCCTCGGTGACGACCTGGGCTGGGCCGACCTCTCCTCGTACGGCGCTCCGCACATCAGGACACCGAACCTGGACCGGCTGGCCCGGCAGGGGGTGCGGTTCACCGACGCGTACTCGGGGTCGGCGACCTGCTCGCCGACCCGGTTCAGTCTCTACACCGGCCGATACCCGGGCCGTACGCCGGGTGGACTCGCCGAGCCGGTCGCCAACAGGACGCAGGGGCTGGACCCGAACCACCCCACGCTGGCCTCCCTGCTGAAGAAGGCGGGCTACGCGACCGCCCTGATCGGCAAGTGGCACTGCGGCTGGCTGCCCGACCACAGCCCCACCAAGTCCGGCTGGGACGAGTTCTTCGGCAACTTCGGGGGCGTGCTGGAGTACTTCTCCAAGCTGGGCCAGCTCGGCACGTACGACCTCTACGAGGGGGACGCCGAGTACAAGGACCTGCGGTACTACACCGAGGTCCTGACCGAGCGGGCCGTCGAGTACGTCTGCCGCCGGCACGACAGGCCGTGGCTGCTGAACCTCAACTTCACCACCCCGCACTGGCCCTGGCTCGCGGAGGACGACCAGGAGACCGGCGCCGAGATCGCGGCGAAGATCCGGGCCGCGAAGACGCAGGCCGAGGTGTCCCGGGCGCTCAACCACTACGACGGCGGCTCGGTCGAGAAGTACACGCAGATGGTGGAGAGCCTGGACGCGGCCGTCGGCGAGGTCATGGCCGCGCTGCGCCGGTCCGGGCAGGAGGAGAACACGGTGGTGCTGTTCGCCAGTGACAACGGCGGCGAGCGCTACTCCTACAACTGGCCGCTCAGCGGGGAGAAGTTCGTGCTGCTGGAGGGCGGCATCCGGGTGCCGACGATTCTGCGCTGGCCCGCCCGGATCGACGGCCACCAGGTCAGCGACGAGCCGCTGTTCTCCCCCGACTGGACGGCGACCCTCCTGGAACTGGGCGGCGCCCGGCCCGATCCGGCCCACCCCCTCGACGGCGAGAGCCTCGTCGGCCATCTCCTGCGCGGCGAACAGGTACCGGAGCGGGACCTGTTCTGGCGGGTCCGGGCCAACCGGGCGCTGCGGCGCGGTGACTGGAAGTACTACCGGGACGCCGCCGGCACCGACCATCTGTACAACCTGGCCGCCGACGCCCGGGAACAGGCCGACCTCGCCCCCGACAAGCCGGAGCTGCTCGCCGAGCTGAAGGCGGCCTGGGAGAGGATCGCCGCCGGTCTGCTGCCGTATCCGAGCTAG
- a CDS encoding IS630 family transposase, whose translation MGDNRLEPLVLSEAERLTLQGWAKRRTTAQGLAKRARIVLACADGLSNTAVAARLETDRKTVARWRARFLRDRLDGLSDEPRPGVPRTITDAQVEQVVVRTLEEVPAGATHWSKRELARRVGISPSSVLRIWRAFGLQPWRTENFKISPDPLLIDKIRDVVGLYLAPPANAVVFAVDEKPQIQALERTAPVLPMVPGTPERRSFDYVRHGTIDLFAALNIATGKVIGKLSAQHRAVDFRGFLDEIDRQTEHGLTVHVICDNLSAHKAPAVHEWLLAHPRFHLHFTPTYSSWINQVERWFAELERRCLERGVFCSLDELKTALEDWIKTWNEDARPFKWTKTADQIIDRICRYCDRISGPAH comes from the coding sequence ATGGGGGACAACAGGCTGGAGCCGCTGGTGTTGTCCGAAGCCGAGCGGCTGACGTTGCAGGGGTGGGCCAAGCGCCGAACTACAGCGCAGGGCCTGGCGAAGCGGGCACGGATCGTGCTCGCGTGTGCCGACGGGCTGAGCAATACCGCGGTGGCCGCCCGGCTGGAGACCGACCGCAAGACGGTGGCCCGGTGGCGGGCCCGGTTCCTGCGTGACCGGCTGGACGGTCTGAGCGACGAGCCGCGCCCGGGGGTGCCACGCACCATCACCGATGCCCAGGTGGAACAAGTGGTGGTGCGCACCTTGGAAGAGGTCCCGGCCGGGGCGACGCACTGGTCGAAGCGTGAGCTGGCCAGGCGGGTGGGGATCTCGCCGTCAAGTGTGCTGCGGATCTGGCGGGCATTCGGGCTACAGCCGTGGCGCACGGAGAACTTCAAGATCTCCCCGGATCCGCTGCTGATCGACAAGATCCGGGACGTGGTGGGCCTGTATCTGGCGCCGCCGGCGAACGCGGTGGTGTTCGCGGTGGACGAGAAGCCGCAGATCCAGGCCCTGGAACGGACAGCGCCTGTGCTGCCGATGGTGCCCGGCACGCCGGAGCGGCGCAGCTTCGACTACGTCCGGCACGGCACCATCGACCTGTTCGCGGCGCTGAACATCGCCACGGGGAAGGTGATCGGGAAGCTGTCCGCACAGCACCGGGCGGTCGACTTCCGCGGCTTCCTCGACGAGATCGACCGCCAGACCGAGCACGGCCTGACGGTCCACGTGATCTGCGACAACCTCTCTGCCCACAAGGCGCCGGCGGTGCACGAGTGGCTGCTCGCGCACCCACGGTTCCATCTGCACTTCACACCCACGTACTCGTCGTGGATCAATCAGGTCGAGCGATGGTTCGCCGAACTGGAGCGGCGCTGCCTCGAACGAGGTGTGTTCTGCTCCCTCGACGAACTCAAGACCGCGCTCGAAGACTGGATCAAGACCTGGAACGAAGACGCCAGGCCGTTCAAGTGGACCAAGACCGCCGACCAGATCATCGACCGGATCTGCCGCTACTGCGACAGGATCTCCGGACCAGCTCACTAG
- a CDS encoding ABC transporter ATP-binding protein — MSTTRATAEEPDQTEEPETASEPEEPERAEAPRKAEGRSAVRTLLRLWPYVRPVRARLSVAAFVAIVASCVGLFIPLVLKWMVDGPVADRDPAGVWLGALYLLLLGLTEALLFGLRRWLVARPLAGVEASMRADLYRHLQRLPVAFHDRWASGQLLSRGTTDLMLLRMFLAFPLTFLLVNAVTIVVGVIIMLAQDWTLGLVILGPVVPVIVTCVLFERKYAAVARLAQDQVGDLTTVVEESVLGIRIIKGFGRHRSQARAFRELSRTLRGTELRKARLLSAIWGVIITLPELAIGAALVLGVVQVADGELSAGTLVAFLSTALALRWPVDSIGFLLAMSQEAATATERYFEVMDEKPESKPESSAVPAASGRASGAARVDGAGAARVDGAGQPSGLRFHDVTFRYPDAAPGSAPTLDRIDLHIRHGESMALVGATGSGKTTLTALVPRLHEVTSGRITLDGHDITEMPRESLRALVAVAFEEPTLFSATVGENVLMGGRPDAGEPELDRALAIAQAEFVHALPQGSATQVGEQGLSLSGGQRQRLALARAVVGRPRFLVLDDPLSALDVHTEAAVEAALRRVLAETTALIVAHRPSTVLLADRVALLSGGRVTAVGTHQELLRTNTEYAHLMSGTEGDER, encoded by the coding sequence ATGTCCACGACACGTGCAACCGCCGAGGAACCCGACCAGACCGAGGAACCCGAGACGGCCTCGGAGCCCGAGGAGCCCGAGCGGGCCGAGGCGCCCCGGAAGGCCGAGGGGCGGTCCGCCGTGCGCACGCTGCTGCGGCTGTGGCCGTATGTGCGGCCCGTGCGGGCGCGGCTGTCCGTCGCCGCGTTCGTCGCGATAGTCGCCTCGTGCGTGGGCCTGTTCATCCCCCTCGTCCTGAAGTGGATGGTGGACGGGCCGGTCGCCGACCGGGACCCGGCGGGCGTGTGGCTCGGGGCGCTGTACCTGCTGCTGCTCGGCCTCACCGAGGCGCTGCTGTTCGGGTTGCGGCGCTGGCTCGTGGCGCGGCCCCTCGCCGGGGTCGAGGCGTCGATGCGCGCGGACCTCTACCGGCATCTGCAGCGCCTGCCGGTCGCCTTCCACGACCGCTGGGCCTCCGGGCAGCTGCTCTCGCGCGGTACGACCGACCTGATGCTGCTGCGGATGTTCCTCGCCTTCCCGCTGACGTTCCTGCTGGTCAACGCGGTGACCATCGTGGTCGGCGTCATCATCATGCTGGCCCAGGACTGGACCCTCGGGCTGGTCATCCTGGGGCCCGTCGTGCCCGTGATCGTCACCTGTGTCCTCTTCGAGAGGAAGTACGCCGCGGTCGCGCGTCTCGCGCAGGACCAGGTCGGTGACCTGACGACGGTCGTCGAGGAGAGCGTCCTCGGGATCCGCATCATCAAGGGGTTCGGGCGGCACCGCAGCCAGGCCCGTGCGTTCCGTGAGCTGTCGCGGACCCTGCGGGGCACGGAGCTGCGCAAGGCCCGCCTCCTGTCGGCGATCTGGGGCGTCATCATCACGCTTCCCGAGCTCGCGATCGGCGCGGCGCTGGTGCTGGGCGTCGTCCAGGTCGCGGACGGTGAACTGTCGGCGGGCACACTGGTCGCCTTCCTCTCCACCGCCCTCGCGCTGCGCTGGCCCGTCGACTCGATCGGCTTCCTGCTGGCGATGAGCCAGGAGGCCGCGACGGCGACGGAGCGGTACTTCGAGGTGATGGACGAGAAGCCGGAATCAAAGCCGGAATCATCGGCTGTCCCGGCGGCGAGCGGCCGCGCCTCCGGGGCGGCACGGGTCGACGGCGCCGGGGCGGCACGGGTCGACGGCGCGGGGCAGCCGAGCGGGCTCCGGTTCCACGACGTCACCTTCCGCTATCCCGACGCCGCCCCCGGCTCCGCCCCCACGCTCGACCGTATCGACCTGCACATCCGCCACGGCGAGTCGATGGCCCTGGTCGGCGCCACCGGTTCCGGCAAGACCACCCTCACCGCCCTCGTCCCCCGCCTGCACGAGGTCACCTCGGGCCGCATCACGCTGGACGGTCACGACATCACCGAGATGCCCCGGGAATCGCTGCGCGCCCTGGTGGCCGTGGCCTTCGAGGAACCCACCCTCTTCTCCGCGACCGTCGGCGAGAACGTCCTCATGGGCGGCCGGCCGGACGCGGGCGAGCCCGAGCTGGACCGCGCCCTGGCCATCGCACAGGCGGAGTTCGTGCACGCGCTGCCCCAGGGCAGCGCCACGCAGGTCGGCGAACAAGGCCTCAGCCTCTCCGGCGGCCAGCGGCAGCGCCTCGCGCTGGCGCGGGCGGTGGTCGGCCGCCCCCGCTTCCTCGTGCTGGACGACCCGCTGTCGGCACTGGACGTGCACACGGAGGCCGCGGTGGAGGCCGCGCTGCGCCGCGTGCTCGCGGAGACGACCGCGCTGATCGTGGCGCACCGCCCGTCGACCGTGCTGCTCGCCGACCGCGTGGCCCTGCTCTCCGGCGGCCGGGTCACAGCGGTGGGCACCCACCAGGAACTGCTGCGCACGAACACGGAGTACGCCCACCTGATGTCCGGGACCGAAGGGGACGAGCGATGA
- a CDS encoding ABC transporter ATP-binding protein, with protein MTASMTTAPDKEPNEESNKEPNEQPTGEPGKATSPGKSPDGDRPAGARNASADDPFDHDNLPTPPGATLALLRSLLAPMRARVVMASVLLLLQQAAVQAGPLLVAYAIDRAVPALRDGRHGPLVVVGVGYLACALAAGGLQYAFIGASARVNQDVLLDLRGRIFRHAQALSIDFHERYTSGRLISRSTTDVESLRELLNEGLQELIGVILAFVYISAMLLWLDLGLGAAALASFVPLYGFVRMYQRRAASVYTARSTAIAAVIVKFAETMNGIRPVRAFRREAANDTEFGALNRHHERRNGDAILEMARYVVCSRVVANITVAAIVLWGAYRVASGTLALGVLAAAVLYLRRLYDPIDRLGMFLNSYQSAAASLEKIAGLLAQAPTVPEPAAPRELPAAASELPGREVVFDEVRFAYRTGGEVLPRFDLTLAAGSTVAVVGSTGAGKSTLAKLVARFYDPSSGRVLLDGVDLRDLSVPELRRGVVMVTQESFLFSGTVAENIAIGRPDATREDIERAAKAIGAHDFISALPDGYDTDVRKRGGRISAGQRQLVAFARALLADPAVLILDEATSSLDIPGERAVQRAMSTVLRGRTAVVIAHRLSTVEIADRVLVMEHGRIVEDGTPADLIAGTGRFADLHRAWRDSLA; from the coding sequence ATGACGGCGTCCATGACCACCGCACCGGACAAGGAACCGAACGAGGAGTCGAACAAGGAGCCGAACGAGCAGCCGACCGGGGAGCCCGGCAAGGCCACGTCTCCGGGGAAGTCGCCGGACGGCGACCGGCCCGCCGGCGCGCGGAACGCGTCCGCCGACGACCCGTTCGACCACGACAACCTCCCCACTCCCCCGGGCGCCACCCTCGCACTGCTGCGCTCCCTGCTCGCGCCGATGCGGGCCCGGGTGGTCATGGCGAGTGTGCTGCTCCTGCTCCAGCAGGCGGCGGTGCAGGCGGGCCCGCTGCTGGTGGCGTACGCGATCGACCGTGCCGTACCGGCGCTCCGGGACGGCCGGCACGGGCCGCTGGTCGTGGTGGGGGTCGGGTATCTGGCGTGCGCGCTGGCGGCCGGCGGACTGCAGTACGCGTTCATCGGGGCGTCCGCGCGGGTGAACCAGGACGTGCTGCTGGATCTGCGCGGCCGGATCTTCCGGCACGCGCAGGCGCTGAGCATCGACTTCCACGAGCGGTACACCTCGGGCCGGCTCATCTCCCGGTCCACCACGGACGTCGAGTCCCTGCGGGAGCTGCTCAACGAGGGTCTGCAGGAACTCATCGGCGTGATCCTCGCCTTCGTCTACATCTCGGCGATGCTGCTCTGGCTGGACCTGGGGCTGGGCGCGGCGGCGCTGGCGTCGTTCGTGCCGCTGTACGGGTTCGTGCGGATGTACCAGCGGCGCGCGGCGAGCGTCTACACGGCCCGGTCCACCGCGATCGCCGCGGTGATCGTGAAGTTCGCGGAGACGATGAACGGCATCCGCCCGGTGCGGGCGTTCCGCCGGGAGGCCGCGAACGACACGGAGTTCGGCGCCCTGAACCGGCACCACGAGCGCAGGAACGGCGACGCCATCCTGGAGATGGCCCGCTACGTGGTCTGCTCCCGTGTCGTCGCCAACATCACGGTGGCGGCGATCGTGCTGTGGGGCGCGTACCGGGTGGCGTCCGGGACGCTCGCGCTGGGTGTGCTGGCGGCGGCGGTGCTGTATCTGCGGCGGCTGTACGACCCGATCGACCGGCTCGGCATGTTCCTCAACTCGTACCAGTCGGCTGCGGCCTCGCTGGAAAAGATCGCGGGCCTGCTGGCCCAGGCCCCGACGGTCCCGGAGCCCGCCGCGCCGCGGGAGCTGCCGGCCGCGGCCTCCGAACTCCCGGGCCGTGAGGTCGTGTTCGACGAGGTGCGGTTCGCGTACCGCACCGGCGGCGAGGTCCTGCCCCGCTTCGACCTCACCCTCGCGGCGGGCAGCACGGTGGCGGTGGTCGGCTCCACCGGCGCCGGCAAGTCGACCCTCGCCAAGCTGGTGGCCCGCTTCTACGACCCCTCGTCCGGGCGGGTCCTCCTGGACGGCGTCGACCTGCGTGACCTCTCGGTGCCCGAGCTGCGGCGCGGGGTGGTCATGGTGACCCAGGAGTCGTTCCTGTTCTCCGGCACGGTCGCCGAGAACATCGCCATCGGCCGGCCCGACGCCACCCGCGAGGACATCGAGCGGGCCGCCAAGGCCATCGGCGCCCACGACTTCATCAGCGCCCTGCCAGACGGCTACGACACCGACGTCCGCAAGCGCGGTGGCCGAATCTCCGCCGGTCAGCGTCAACTCGTGGCATTCGCACGGGCGTTGCTCGCCGACCCGGCCGTCCTCATCCTGGACGAGGCGACCAGTTCCCTCGACATCCCGGGCGAACGGGCCGTCCAGCGCGCCATGTCCACGGTCCTGCGCGGCCGTACGGCCGTGGTGATCGCCCACCGTCTCTCCACGGTCGAGATCGCCGACCGGGTCCTGGTGATGGAACACGGCCGGATCGTCGAGGACGGCACCCCGGCGGACCTGATCGCGGGCACGGGCAGGTTCGCGGACCTGCACCGGGCATGGCGGGACAGCCTGGCGTAG